A genomic stretch from Hemibagrus wyckioides isolate EC202008001 linkage group LG02, SWU_Hwy_1.0, whole genome shotgun sequence includes:
- the LOC131369908 gene encoding deleted in malignant brain tumors 1 protein-like: MRLVGGTDSCSGRVEILHDDQWGTVCDNDWDLNDAEVVCRQLGCSKAVTAHQSAYFGQGSGPIWLDNVQCSGSESNITQCSHRGFGSHNCSHGEDAGVTCSDGTYIRLIGGNNNICSGTVEILHDDQWGTVCDDVWDLNDAEVVCRQLGCGKAVIAHQSAHFGQGSGPIWLNNVQCSGSESNITQCSHSGFGSHGCSHGEDAGVTCSGNMRLIGGTDSCSGTVEILHDGQWGTVCDNDWDLNDAEVVCRQLGCGKSVTVHQNAHFGQGSGPIWLDDVECSGSERFITQCSHRGFGSHNCNHGEDAGVTYGANIRLIGGINSCSGRVEILHNDQWGTEVKAPSHSALVEDLGHTTATMVKMLVLLAQAAGCGGLAFNPPAQPQLPCVGVFPGFPPLDFCASYGLPITNIKHKGAHQYTWYQDTIGRRSMINLVVVSSDLRPYVLDTRVKRGAELSTDHHLVAS; this comes from the exons ATGCGACTCGTTGGTGGCACCGACTCCTGCTCTGGTAGAGTGGAGATCCTGCATGATGaccagtggggaacagtgtgtgataatgactgggacctgaatgatgcagaggtggtgtgtagacagcttggatgtAGTAAAGCTGTCACCGCTCATCAAAGTGCCTACTTTGGTCAGGGAAGTGGTCCAATATGGCTGGATAATGttcagtgttctggaagtgaaagcaacatcacacagtgctctcatagaggatttggatcacacaactgcagccatggtgaagatgctggtgttacttgctcag ATGGCACTTACATACGACTCATTGGTGGCAACAACAACATCTGCTCTGGTACAGTGGAGATCCTGCATGATGaccagtggggaacagtgtgtgatgatgtctgggacctgaatgatgcagaggtggtgtgtagacagcttggatgtggtaaagcTGTCATCGCTCATCAAAGTGCCCACTTTGGTCAGGGAAGTGGCCCAATATGGCTGAATAATGttcagtgttctggaagtgaaagtaacatcacacagtgctctcatagTGGATTTGGATCACATGGCTGCAGccatggtgaagatgctggtgttacttgctcag GTAACATGAGACTCATTGGTGGCACCGACTCCTGCTCTGGTACAGTGGAGATCCTgcatgatggtcagtggggaacagtgtgtgataatgactgggacctgaatgatgcagaggtggtgtgtagacagcttggatgtggtaaaTCTGTCACAGTTCATCAAAATGCCCATTTTGGTCAGGGAAGTGGCCCAATATGGCTGGATGATGTTgagtgttctggaagtgaacgcttcatcacacagtgctctcatagaggatttggatcacacaactgcaaccatggtgaagatgctggtgttactt ATGGTGCTAACATACGACTCATTGGTGGCATCAACTCCTGCTCTGGTAGAGTGGAGATCCTGCACAATGaccagtggggaaca GAAGTGAAAGCTccatcacacagtgctctcGTAGAGGATTTGGGTCACACAACTGCAAccatggtgaagatgctggtgttacttgctcag GCAGCTGGCTGCGGTGGGCTTGCTTTTAACCCCCCAGCTCAGCCGCAGCTGCCATGTGTTGGAGTTTTCCCCGGTTTCCCACCTTTGGACTTCTGTGCTAGCTACGGTTTGCCCATAACAAACATCAAGCATAAGGGTGCCCATCAGTACACATGGTACCAGGACACCATAGGCCGGAGGTCGATGATCAACCTTGTGGTCGTATCATCTGACCTTCGGCCATATGTCTTGGACACTCGGGTGAAGAGAGGAGCTGAACTGTCAACTGATCACCACCTGGTGGCTAGTTAG